A part of Desulfobacter sp. genomic DNA contains:
- a CDS encoding FeoB-associated Cys-rich membrane protein, translating into MENIIVGLVVAAAFAYVIKGLVKTWKGEGGCNCSGGCGGCPGSAGSCNQNPTLFK; encoded by the coding sequence ATGGAAAATATTATCGTTGGCCTGGTTGTGGCCGCTGCCTTTGCCTATGTCATCAAGGGCCTTGTCAAAACCTGGAAAGGGGAGGGCGGATGCAATTGTTCAGGCGGTTGCGGGGGATGTCCCGGAAGCGCCGGTTCCTGCAACCAGAATCCCACATTGTTTAAGTAA
- the lon gene encoding endopeptidase La, with product MSDENRPIEPEIVIDEEENGKPKGDLVTQSVKPDILYLVPITGRPHLPAQVQPLIVSKERWEETLMKASKESKNLLGLSYLSEVRGKYVYKEDFPEVGCVVRMLNVVDVEGNIQFIAQGLERFRIKKFLSDKPPFVVQVEYFSPLEESEDELKAYGISIIAAIKQLLSLNPLYSEDLKQYLGRFSPDQPSPLTDFAAGITTAKGDDLQDILETKSILARMKKVMMLLQKEIEIAKLQTKIQRDINIKVDDNKRKFFLKEQLKAIQKELGMQKDDKTSDVDKFKEKFEALDPPEHVVKRFEEEIEKLSILETGSSEYGVTRNYLDWVTSFPWGVYSEDNIDIQRAEQVLNRDHAGLSDVKERIIEFFAAGVYKKDISGSIILFVGPPGVGKTSIGKSIAEALGRKFYRFSLGGMRDEAEIKGHRRTYVGALPGKLVQALKDTEVANPVIMLDEIDKIGASYQGDPASALLEVLDPEQNAEFLDHYLDLRVDLSKVLFICTANTLDTIPGPLLDRMDRINLSGYITAEKLEIARKHLWPKLLRRNKLSAATITITDPTIRHLIEGYAREAGVRTLEKQLNKIIRKSIVRILKEKKKKIRINIKSLEDLLGPPIFKAEKQMRGVGIVTGLAWTAMGGATLSIEAVRVHGKNPGFKLTGKLGDVMQESASIALSHVRANAKAYGIDEEFFDSSFLHIHVPEGATPKDGPSAGITISTALVSLAAGKSIDRPLAMTGEITLTGDVLPVGGIKEKIIAARRVGIKEIILPDGCSSDHKKLPEHIKEGILFHFVKTYKDVYKIIFK from the coding sequence ATGAGCGATGAGAATAGACCCATTGAACCGGAAATCGTGATTGATGAAGAAGAAAACGGAAAACCCAAGGGCGATCTGGTCACCCAGAGCGTGAAGCCCGATATCCTTTACCTGGTTCCCATCACGGGGCGGCCGCATCTTCCGGCCCAGGTCCAGCCCCTGATCGTCAGCAAAGAGAGATGGGAAGAGACCCTGATGAAAGCGTCCAAGGAATCCAAGAACCTCCTGGGGCTCTCTTACCTCAGCGAGGTCCGGGGAAAATATGTGTACAAAGAAGATTTCCCGGAAGTGGGCTGTGTGGTGCGGATGCTCAATGTGGTGGATGTGGAGGGGAATATCCAGTTCATCGCCCAGGGCCTGGAGCGGTTCCGGATCAAAAAATTCCTCTCGGATAAACCGCCCTTTGTTGTCCAGGTGGAATATTTCTCCCCCCTGGAAGAGAGCGAGGATGAACTCAAGGCCTATGGGATCTCCATTATCGCGGCCATTAAACAGCTGCTTTCCCTGAACCCCTTGTATTCAGAAGATCTCAAACAATATTTGGGACGGTTTTCCCCGGACCAGCCTTCACCCCTTACGGATTTTGCCGCCGGCATCACCACGGCAAAGGGGGATGATCTTCAGGATATCCTGGAAACCAAGTCCATCCTTGCCCGGATGAAAAAGGTGATGATGCTTCTTCAAAAGGAGATAGAGATCGCCAAGCTCCAGACCAAGATCCAGCGGGACATCAACATAAAGGTGGACGACAATAAGCGTAAGTTTTTCCTCAAGGAACAGCTTAAGGCAATCCAGAAAGAGCTGGGGATGCAAAAGGACGACAAGACCTCGGATGTGGACAAGTTCAAGGAAAAGTTCGAGGCCCTGGATCCGCCAGAACATGTGGTCAAGCGCTTTGAAGAGGAAATTGAAAAGCTGTCCATCCTTGAAACCGGTTCCTCCGAATACGGGGTGACCCGGAATTATCTGGACTGGGTGACCTCGTTTCCCTGGGGGGTATATTCCGAGGATAACATTGACATCCAACGGGCTGAGCAGGTATTGAACCGTGACCATGCAGGCCTGTCTGACGTTAAGGAGCGGATCATTGAGTTCTTTGCCGCCGGTGTATATAAAAAGGATATCTCCGGTTCCATTATCCTCTTCGTCGGCCCTCCCGGGGTGGGCAAGACCTCCATTGGCAAATCCATTGCCGAGGCCCTGGGACGCAAATTCTACCGATTCTCCCTGGGCGGCATGCGGGACGAAGCGGAAATCAAGGGGCACCGCAGGACCTATGTGGGCGCGCTGCCCGGCAAGCTGGTCCAGGCCCTGAAGGATACCGAAGTGGCCAATCCCGTGATCATGCTGGACGAGATTGACAAGATCGGGGCCTCCTACCAGGGGGATCCGGCGTCAGCCCTGCTGGAGGTCCTGGATCCGGAGCAGAATGCCGAATTCCTGGACCACTACCTGGACCTGCGGGTGGATCTTTCAAAGGTGCTGTTCATTTGCACGGCCAATACCCTGGACACCATTCCGGGCCCCCTGCTGGACCGCATGGACCGGATCAACCTTTCCGGCTATATCACGGCAGAAAAACTGGAAATTGCCAGAAAGCACCTCTGGCCCAAACTGCTGCGCCGGAATAAGCTTTCCGCTGCCACCATCACCATCACCGATCCCACCATCCGCCACCTTATTGAGGGGTATGCCAGGGAAGCCGGGGTGCGGACCCTTGAAAAGCAGCTCAACAAGATCATCCGCAAAAGCATCGTCCGGATTTTAAAAGAAAAGAAAAAAAAGATCCGGATCAATATCAAATCCCTGGAAGACCTCCTGGGGCCGCCCATATTCAAAGCTGAAAAACAGATGCGGGGGGTGGGCATCGTCACCGGCCTGGCCTGGACCGCCATGGGCGGTGCCACCCTCTCCATTGAGGCGGTCCGGGTCCACGGAAAAAATCCCGGCTTCAAACTCACGGGAAAACTGGGGGATGTGATGCAGGAATCCGCCTCCATTGCCCTTTCCCATGTGAGGGCAAATGCAAAAGCCTACGGCATTGATGAAGAATTTTTTGATTCAAGTTTTCTGCATATCCATGTGCCCGAAGGGGCGACCCCCAAGGACGGTCCCAGTGCCGGCATTACCATCAGCACGGCCCTGGTTTCCCTGGCTGCGGGCAAGTCCATTGACCGGCCCCTGGCCATGACCGGCGAAATCACCCTGACCGGGGATGTGCTGCCCGTGGGCGGGATAAAAGAAAAGATCATTGCGGCCCGGCGGGTGGGCATTAAAGAAATTATCCTGCCAGACGGATGCAGCAGCGACCATAAAAAATTGCCAGAGCATATTAAAGAGGGAATTTTATTTCATTTCGTAAAAACCTATAAGGACGTGTATAAGATTATTTTTAAATAA
- a CDS encoding response regulator transcription factor — translation MERIRLLIAGLNRLFRESLAHFLNSRPDMAVVGKTESAAETLETAQALEPGIIILDTRLPDTGGIEAARQLIALQGNIKIIALSESSAPHYAWRMINMGVSGYLLTSAPLGELVKTIRSVARGELRLSPEIAGIVVKTMAERPFPDKAAGKLSGREREVLQLIAEGYKPGQIAKKLYISPKTVQIHQASLKKKLNLTTTAALTKYAVSKGITPLEIIPPRFPEPQ, via the coding sequence ATGGAACGGATACGCCTGCTCATCGCCGGGCTCAATCGCCTGTTCAGGGAAAGCCTTGCCCATTTTCTGAACAGCCGGCCTGATATGGCGGTGGTGGGCAAAACCGAGTCCGCTGCAGAAACCTTGGAAACGGCCCAGGCCCTTGAACCCGGTATTATTATCCTGGACACCCGCCTGCCTGATACCGGCGGCATCGAAGCTGCCCGGCAGCTTATCGCCCTTCAGGGGAATATAAAAATCATTGCCCTGTCGGAATCCTCAGCCCCCCATTATGCATGGCGGATGATCAACATGGGGGTATCGGGCTACCTGCTCACATCCGCCCCCTTGGGTGAACTTGTCAAAACCATTCGGTCGGTGGCCCGAGGCGAACTCCGGCTCAGCCCGGAGATTGCAGGAATTGTGGTAAAAACCATGGCGGAACGGCCGTTCCCGGATAAAGCGGCAGGCAAATTATCAGGCCGGGAACGGGAGGTGCTCCAGCTCATTGCAGAAGGCTACAAACCCGGGCAGATTGCAAAAAAACTCTATATCAGCCCTAAAACCGTGCAGATCCACCAGGCCAGCCTGAAAAAAAAATTAAATCTGACCACCACGGCGGCCCTTACAAAATACGCCGTATCAAAGGGGATCACCCCCCTGGAAATCATTCCGCCCCGGTTCCCGGAACCCCAATAA
- a CDS encoding adenosine kinase has product MSKTRITGIGAALVDVLINETDAFLETLGKEKGGMTYVTDEIQQEIISKAGSDPVIVPGGAACNTIVGVGNLGGEARFIGRRGKDSFGETFESQIRACGVEPELSLSDTATGKVVSVVTPDAQRSMFTDLGASVELDPAAVTPELFKDTAIAVVEGYLLFNPELMNAAVKAAKAAGALIALDLASFEVVAAAKEILPGLIKEYVDILIANEDEARAYTGHTDEQKALKALSADVEYAVLKVGKRGSYISRANETTRIQPVKGKDPVDTTGAGDLWAAGFLYGIAHGFTIEKAGRLGSACGYEVCQVMGAQIPESAWIKIRADI; this is encoded by the coding sequence ATGAGCAAGACAAGAATTACCGGTATCGGTGCAGCCCTGGTGGATGTGCTCATCAATGAAACAGATGCCTTCCTGGAAACCTTGGGCAAGGAAAAGGGCGGCATGACCTATGTCACCGATGAGATCCAGCAGGAGATCATATCAAAGGCCGGCAGCGATCCTGTGATCGTCCCCGGCGGGGCCGCCTGCAATACCATCGTGGGAGTGGGCAACCTGGGAGGAGAGGCCAGGTTCATCGGCCGCAGGGGCAAGGACTCATTCGGTGAGACCTTTGAATCCCAGATCCGGGCCTGCGGGGTGGAGCCCGAACTGAGCCTGTCCGATACCGCCACCGGTAAGGTGGTCTCCGTGGTCACTCCCGACGCCCAGCGCTCCATGTTCACGGATCTGGGTGCATCCGTTGAACTGGACCCGGCAGCCGTGACCCCTGAACTCTTCAAGGACACCGCCATTGCTGTGGTGGAAGGCTACCTGCTGTTCAACCCGGAACTGATGAATGCGGCCGTAAAGGCGGCAAAGGCAGCCGGCGCCCTCATTGCCCTGGATCTGGCCAGCTTTGAGGTGGTGGCGGCAGCAAAGGAAATCCTGCCCGGCCTGATCAAAGAATATGTGGACATCCTCATTGCCAATGAGGATGAGGCCCGGGCCTATACCGGCCACACCGATGAGCAAAAGGCCCTTAAGGCCCTCTCCGCTGATGTTGAATATGCCGTACTCAAAGTGGGGAAACGGGGCAGTTACATTTCCCGGGCCAATGAGACCACCCGCATCCAGCCGGTAAAAGGAAAGGATCCCGTGGATACCACAGGGGCCGGAGATCTCTGGGCTGCCGGTTTCCTCTATGGCATTGCCCACGGATTTACCATTGAAAAGGCCGGTCGCCTCGGCTCGGCCTGCGGATATGAGGTCTGCCAGGTCATGGGGGCCCAGATTCCTGAATCCGCCTGGATAAAAATCCGGGCGGATATCTGA
- a CDS encoding methionine adenosyltransferase codes for MSENKSFMFTSESVTEGHPDKVADAISDSILDAIMAEDKNCRVACETMVTTGLAMVAGEITTDCYVDIPEVVRNTIKDIGYNSSNMGFDWQTCSVITSIDQQSADIAQGVDEGTGLFKEQGAGDQGLMFGFATNETEELMPMPIIYAHKLTRRLTQVRKNGALDFLRPDGKSQVTIEYVDGKPKRVDTVVVSTQHSPDVNYDDLKAAIIKEVIKKVIPENMIDGDTRFFINPTGRFVVGGPMGDCGLTGRKIIVDTYGGQGSHGGGCFSGKDPSKVDRSASYMGRYVAKNLVAAGLADKCEVQVAYAIGVAEPVSLMVDFMGTGKIDETRAADIVREVFDLRPAGIIEQLDLLRPIYRKTSAYGHFGRKDPDFYWERTDKADQIRTLAGL; via the coding sequence ATGTCAGAGAACAAGTCATTTATGTTTACTTCTGAATCTGTTACCGAAGGCCATCCCGATAAGGTGGCCGATGCCATTTCGGACAGCATCCTGGACGCAATTATGGCGGAAGATAAAAACTGCCGCGTGGCCTGCGAGACCATGGTCACAACAGGCCTGGCCATGGTGGCCGGCGAGATTACCACCGACTGCTACGTGGACATTCCCGAAGTGGTCAGAAACACCATCAAGGATATCGGATACAACTCCTCCAACATGGGGTTTGACTGGCAGACCTGCTCGGTGATCACCAGCATCGACCAGCAGTCCGCAGATATTGCCCAGGGCGTTGACGAAGGTACCGGCCTGTTCAAGGAGCAGGGCGCCGGGGACCAGGGCCTGATGTTCGGCTTTGCCACCAATGAAACCGAAGAACTCATGCCCATGCCCATCATTTACGCCCACAAGCTGACCCGGCGCCTCACCCAGGTCCGCAAGAACGGCGCCCTGGATTTCCTCCGTCCCGACGGCAAATCCCAGGTCACCATTGAATATGTGGACGGCAAACCCAAAAGAGTGGACACCGTGGTCGTCTCCACCCAGCATTCTCCCGATGTCAACTATGACGATCTGAAAGCCGCCATTATCAAGGAAGTCATCAAAAAAGTGATTCCCGAGAACATGATTGACGGGGATACCCGCTTTTTCATCAACCCCACCGGCCGTTTTGTTGTGGGCGGCCCCATGGGCGACTGCGGGCTCACCGGCAGAAAGATCATCGTTGATACCTACGGCGGCCAGGGCAGCCACGGCGGTGGTTGCTTTTCCGGAAAAGATCCCTCCAAGGTGGACAGAAGCGCCTCCTACATGGGCCGTTACGTGGCCAAGAACCTGGTGGCAGCAGGGCTTGCAGACAAATGCGAGGTCCAGGTGGCCTATGCCATCGGCGTGGCCGAACCGGTCTCCCTGATGGTGGATTTCATGGGCACCGGCAAAATTGATGAAACCCGTGCCGCCGATATCGTCAGGGAAGTATTTGACCTGAGGCCCGCCGGCATTATCGAACAGCTGGACCTGCTGCGGCCCATTTACAGAAAAACATCCGCCTACGGCCATTTCGGGCGCAAGGATCCGGATTTCTACTGGGAAAGAACCGACAAAGCTGACCAGATCAGGACCCTGGCCGGGCTTTAA
- a CDS encoding adenosylhomocysteinase yields the protein MSDQNAIALDLSLKYKVKDISLAEDGHKDMQLSEKEMPGLMAIREKYGPEKPLQGLKIMGSLHMTIQTAMLIDTLYELGADIRWASCNIFSTQDHAAAAIAEKGSAAVFAWKGETLEEFWWCTEQALIWPDGSGPDLIVDDGGDATLFVHQGVKVEKDPAILDNPTHSADERCLMERLAVSHKKDPQRWTKIAEGIRGVSEETTTGVHRLYQLAASNELLFPAINVNDSVTKSKFDNLYGCRESLADGIKRATDVMIAGKTVVIAGYGDVGKGCAASMKGYGAIVLVTEIDPICALQAAMEGYEVVTMEEAATRGDIFVTATGNYHVIKGEHIEQMKDESIICNIGHFDNEIDMAYLENHPKAEKIQIKPQVDKWVLGSGRSVIVLAEGRLVNLGCATGHPSFVMSNSFSNQTLAQIKLAKEELEAKVYTLPKELDEEVARLHLKNLSVSLTTLSQEQADYLGVPVNGPFKPDHYRY from the coding sequence ATGTCAGACCAAAACGCCATTGCGCTTGACCTTTCCCTGAAATACAAGGTCAAGGATATTTCCCTTGCCGAAGACGGGCACAAGGATATGCAGCTCTCTGAAAAAGAGATGCCCGGCCTCATGGCCATCCGTGAAAAATACGGCCCGGAAAAACCCCTGCAGGGACTGAAAATCATGGGCAGCCTGCACATGACCATCCAGACGGCCATGCTCATCGACACCCTCTATGAACTGGGCGCCGATATCCGCTGGGCCTCATGCAACATCTTTTCCACCCAGGACCATGCCGCCGCCGCCATTGCGGAAAAAGGGAGCGCCGCCGTGTTTGCCTGGAAGGGCGAAACCCTGGAGGAGTTCTGGTGGTGTACGGAACAGGCCCTGATCTGGCCCGACGGTTCAGGACCGGACCTCATTGTGGATGACGGCGGGGATGCCACCCTTTTCGTCCACCAGGGAGTGAAGGTGGAAAAAGATCCCGCCATCCTGGACAATCCCACCCACAGTGCCGACGAACGCTGCCTCATGGAGCGCCTGGCCGTCAGCCATAAAAAGGATCCCCAGCGCTGGACCAAGATTGCCGAGGGCATCCGGGGCGTCTCCGAAGAGACCACCACTGGGGTTCACCGCCTCTACCAGCTGGCTGCCAGCAACGAACTGCTTTTCCCGGCCATCAATGTCAATGATTCCGTGACCAAATCCAAGTTCGACAACCTTTACGGCTGCCGGGAATCCCTGGCCGACGGCATCAAGCGGGCCACCGACGTGATGATTGCCGGCAAAACCGTTGTGATTGCCGGCTACGGGGATGTGGGCAAGGGCTGCGCCGCCTCCATGAAGGGCTATGGCGCCATTGTGCTGGTCACCGAAATCGATCCCATCTGTGCGCTCCAGGCCGCCATGGAAGGGTATGAGGTGGTCACCATGGAAGAAGCCGCCACCCGGGGCGATATCTTTGTCACGGCCACCGGCAACTACCATGTCATCAAAGGCGAGCACATCGAACAGATGAAGGACGAGTCCATCATCTGCAATATCGGCCACTTTGACAATGAGATCGACATGGCTTACCTGGAGAACCATCCCAAGGCAGAAAAAATCCAGATCAAGCCCCAGGTGGACAAATGGGTTCTGGGTTCCGGCCGTTCGGTCATTGTCCTGGCAGAAGGCCGCCTGGTCAACCTGGGCTGCGCCACCGGCCATCCCAGTTTTGTGATGAGCAACTCCTTTTCCAACCAGACCCTGGCCCAGATCAAGCTGGCCAAGGAAGAGCTGGAGGCGAAGGTGTACACCCTGCCCAAGGAACTGGACGAGGAGGTGGCAAGGCTTCACCTCAAGAACCTTTCTGTTTCCCTGACAACGCTCTCCCAGGAGCAGGCGGATTACCTTGGCGTCCCTGTGAACGGCCCCTTTAAACCGGACCATTACAGATACTAA
- a CDS encoding PilZ domain-containing protein, which produces MAIENAYLPPEERRNAPRTPCHCIVDVVVDGRLYKEQAVDISDTGIFLKSKCRENYHVFDEIALSFQLPGQNPVKHSGIVARITEEGIGVLFTGIDYPDVNRLAPQIEALFEAL; this is translated from the coding sequence ATGGCCATAGAAAATGCATATCTCCCGCCGGAAGAACGCCGCAATGCACCGAGAACCCCATGTCATTGTATTGTCGATGTCGTTGTTGACGGCCGTCTTTACAAAGAACAAGCCGTGGACATAAGTGATACAGGCATTTTTTTGAAGTCAAAATGCCGTGAAAATTATCATGTTTTCGACGAAATTGCCTTATCATTTCAGTTGCCCGGCCAAAACCCGGTGAAACATTCCGGCATCGTGGCCAGAATAACGGAAGAGGGGATCGGCGTACTTTTTACCGGAATAGACTATCCGGACGTCAACCGGCTGGCCCCCCAGATCGAAGCATTATTTGAAGCCCTTTAA
- a CDS encoding arylamine N-acetyltransferase, with protein MNPHEFDLESYLHRINFSGPLDISADTLARLHHAHFHSIPFENFDILLGRGIDLDPQAVFNKLVLKKRGGYCFELNGLFLQALLALGFNARALLARVHVTGTPSGRGHQLELISIDGREWLADVGFGGTSPRMPMPMELDTPVKNEGQTIRLTDGGKFGTMFQTFENGKWKDLYSFDLGHVCPADIAYGNHYTSTSPKTFFTFSRVAARPLSGGGITLLDRTLKITTSGREEVVTLPDSPAYLDAVKRHFNIELDAPYHDLKPLPPG; from the coding sequence ATGAATCCCCATGAATTCGACCTGGAAAGCTATCTGCACCGCATTAATTTCAGCGGTCCCCTTGATATATCCGCGGATACCTTGGCGAGACTGCATCACGCCCATTTTCACAGCATCCCGTTTGAAAATTTCGATATTCTGCTGGGGCGGGGCATTGACCTGGACCCGCAGGCCGTTTTCAATAAACTGGTTTTAAAAAAAAGAGGGGGATACTGCTTTGAACTGAACGGATTGTTCTTGCAGGCGCTGCTGGCCTTGGGATTCAATGCCCGGGCCCTGCTGGCCCGCGTGCATGTCACGGGGACGCCTTCGGGCCGCGGCCACCAGCTGGAACTGATTTCCATTGACGGCAGGGAGTGGCTGGCCGATGTCGGGTTCGGCGGAACCTCCCCCCGCATGCCCATGCCCATGGAATTGGACACCCCTGTCAAAAATGAGGGACAGACCATACGGCTGACGGACGGGGGAAAATTCGGCACCATGTTTCAGACTTTTGAAAACGGTAAGTGGAAGGATCTCTACAGCTTTGATCTGGGCCATGTATGTCCCGCGGACATTGCCTACGGGAACCATTATACCTCAACCAGCCCCAAGACATTTTTTACATTTTCCCGTGTTGCCGCGCGCCCCCTTTCCGGCGGCGGAATCACGTTGCTCGACAGGACATTGAAAATAACCACCAGCGGCAGGGAAGAGGTGGTGACGCTGCCGGACAGTCCAGCGTATCTTGATGCGGTAAAAAGGCACTTCAACATAGAACTTGATGCACCCTACCATGATCTGAAACCGCTGCCGCCGGGTTAG
- a CDS encoding acyl-CoA dehydrogenase family protein translates to MDFNPCMKHQVVRKTVREFAENEIRPHAAQMDREGRFPEEIVEKMRPLNYFGLQVPRELGGAGLDTISYAIAVEELSRVSASLGLCVTVHNSVGIYPILAFGTREQIERLVPDLASGKHIGAFCLTEANAGSDAGGVETTARKVAGEYLLNGTKIFVTNGGVCDIVLIFAVDFLEDEAAGRPAANVFIVEKTRPGFSVGEIEDLCGMRANPVSSLFFEDCAIPETNLLGRPGQGLKIGLTALDTGRIGIAAQALGIAQAAFEAALAYAKERQQFNTPISKFQTIQNYLAQMATSIDASRLLLYRAAAAKDRGGPFSAEASMAKLHCSATATSVTDLAVQIHGGYGYSKEYDVERYYRDAKVTQIYEGTSEIQKLVIARHLLTQPS, encoded by the coding sequence ATGGATTTTAATCCCTGTATGAAGCACCAGGTGGTCAGAAAGACGGTGCGGGAATTTGCGGAAAATGAAATCAGGCCCCATGCGGCGCAGATGGACAGGGAAGGGCGGTTCCCGGAAGAAATCGTGGAAAAGATGCGCCCTTTGAATTATTTCGGACTCCAGGTGCCCCGGGAACTGGGCGGTGCCGGCCTGGACACCATCTCCTATGCCATTGCCGTTGAGGAGCTTTCCCGGGTGTCGGCATCCCTGGGGCTCTGCGTGACCGTGCATAACAGTGTGGGGATTTATCCCATCCTGGCCTTTGGAACCCGGGAGCAGATTGAGCGGCTGGTGCCCGACCTGGCCTCCGGGAAACATATCGGCGCTTTCTGCCTCACCGAGGCCAACGCCGGGTCCGATGCCGGGGGGGTGGAGACCACGGCCAGGAAGGTGGCGGGGGAATATCTGCTCAACGGCACCAAGATATTTGTAACCAACGGCGGGGTCTGTGATATCGTCCTGATCTTTGCCGTTGATTTTTTGGAAGATGAGGCCGCCGGCCGGCCCGCAGCCAATGTGTTTATAGTGGAGAAAACCCGGCCCGGTTTTTCTGTGGGTGAGATCGAAGATCTGTGCGGGATGCGGGCCAACCCGGTATCCTCCCTTTTTTTTGAAGACTGCGCCATACCTGAAACCAACCTGCTGGGCCGGCCGGGTCAGGGGCTGAAGATCGGTCTCACCGCATTGGATACCGGCCGCATCGGCATCGCCGCCCAGGCCCTGGGCATTGCCCAGGCCGCATTTGAAGCCGCCCTGGCCTATGCAAAGGAACGCCAGCAGTTCAACACCCCCATTTCAAAATTCCAGACCATCCAGAATTATCTGGCCCAGATGGCCACTTCCATAGACGCTTCGCGGCTGCTGCTTTACCGGGCCGCTGCGGCCAAAGACAGGGGCGGCCCTTTTTCCGCCGAAGCCTCCATGGCCAAGCTCCATTGTTCGGCAACGGCCACATCCGTGACCGACCTGGCCGTACAGATCCACGGGGGATACGGGTATTCCAAGGAATACGATGTGGAACGCTATTATCGGGATGCCAAGGTGACCCAGATTTATGAGGGCACCAGCGAAATCCAGAAATTGGTGATTGCAAGGCATCTGCTCACCCAGCCCAGTTGA
- a CDS encoding electron transfer flavoprotein subunit beta/FixA family protein codes for MEKKTFNIIVCIKQVPMVSELPWNAKTGTLKRELAQGMMDPSSRTALEAGLGLRQEPAPEGQREDGAQDIRITALSMGPPMAEEVLHQAVALGADRGVLLTDRRMAGADTCLTSFILGEYIRKFEPGTDLVLCGAQTSDSETAQVGPQLACELDIPAVGWAKDIRLDGTVLTAERHVDDFLETLEMDLPGLVTIDHGGSAPEYAGLAGVQAAFESSSVEIVDADRLGLGRGFNALKDSPTRIVDVYTPAAQKENRVLKGTAKTVVDRLFKEYGKIISSAMGKDLKGE; via the coding sequence ATGGAAAAGAAAACCTTTAATATAATTGTGTGTATCAAGCAGGTGCCCATGGTGTCCGAGCTGCCATGGAACGCCAAAACCGGGACCCTGAAGCGGGAACTGGCCCAGGGCATGATGGATCCGTCTTCCCGCACCGCCCTTGAGGCCGGACTGGGGTTGAGGCAGGAACCGGCCCCGGAAGGCCAAAGGGAAGACGGGGCTCAGGATATCCGGATCACGGCATTGTCCATGGGCCCCCCCATGGCCGAGGAAGTCCTCCACCAGGCCGTGGCCCTGGGGGCGGACAGGGGGGTGCTGCTCACGGACCGGCGGATGGCCGGAGCGGACACCTGCCTGACCTCTTTTATCCTGGGGGAATATATCCGCAAATTTGAACCGGGCACGGACCTGGTGCTCTGCGGTGCCCAGACCAGCGACAGTGAAACGGCCCAGGTGGGCCCACAGTTGGCCTGCGAACTGGATATTCCGGCAGTGGGGTGGGCAAAAGACATTCGCCTGGATGGCACCGTTCTAACGGCGGAGCGCCATGTGGATGATTTTCTTGAAACCCTGGAGATGGATCTGCCGGGGCTGGTCACCATTGACCATGGGGGCAGTGCACCTGAGTATGCCGGCCTGGCCGGGGTGCAGGCCGCCTTTGAATCCTCCAGTGTGGAGATTGTGGATGCGGACCGGCTTGGCCTGGGCAGGGGCTTTAATGCGCTGAAAGATTCCCCTACCCGGATTGTGGATGTGTATACCCCGGCCGCCCAAAAGGAAAACCGTGTGCTCAAGGGGACGGCAAAAACCGTGGTGGACCGGTTGTTTAAGGAATATGGCAAAATTATCAGTTCTGCCATGGGAAAGGATTTAAAGGGGGAATAG